In the genome of Peromyscus eremicus chromosome 1, PerEre_H2_v1, whole genome shotgun sequence, the window GTGCTTCCATGCCCTTTCCATCACCTCACCTGGACTAGTCACAGTAGTGGTGACAGTTGTTGTGGTGATGATAGTGGTGGtggtttcctcctctcctccttcggGCCTGAGGGGTGGGACTGGGGAGGCGGGGCCAGGCGGGGGCGGGGCTGTAGTTCCAGGGGGCGGGGTCAGCAGCTCTGGCGCGGTGGGGCCTGCCCCCCTAACCCCCTTAGGGGTGACAGCTGTCGTCAGAGGCCCTGTCCCTGGCTCAGTGGCACGTGGCAGGGAGGGCGCTGCAAGAGTCTGGCCGGCTGGAGGGGTGGCTAGTGTGGGGTCTGGGTCAGATCCTGAGATAGTTTGAGGGTAGTCAGAGCACAGGAGCAGCAAATTGGTCCATGGGGGTGGGGAACAGCTAAGCATGAGATCCCAAAGCCTCCCCACAATGTAAAATCCCCCATTTTCTCCTTACCCTCCCAGGCTCCCCACATTCTCTCAAGATTTTGCAGCCaaagctccttttctttttccaccaCGGTCTTGACAGCCCCCTTGAGCCTCCCGCACCCCCAGATctggctctctcctctgcctacccctctctctcttctctgtctcactctctctggAGCTTTTCTCTGCTTAGTCTTCTTATTGCTCTCTGGTTTTAGGATACCAGATCACCTGCTAGTTGTATATCACTTTTTCTCGCCATTTTTGTGACTCTGGTTCTCTGAACTCACGTGTCTCTATAGATACATGACCTTCTCGTGATTGTTCATcattctgtccctgtctctggtTCTGTCTAGGGACAGTTTTGACTTTCTTCTCTTGCCTGCCCCTGAATTTCCTTGGCTTCCTAGGGATCTTTCTCTCTCcgagctctctctgcctgccttccctcTGGCCAGGCACTCCATCTCCCAGGGGCAGAGCCTCTTGCTCTACTTTTATGCCACTTTGGGGGCCTCACCCGGCAAGAGGCCGATCTCTGGGCCCTTCCGCAGCAAAGCTCCATGGAGCAGTTCAGCCAGGTCCTCAGAGGCCACCGTGGGAGTCTCACTTCCCGACTCTGGTATCATCTCATCCTCCTTCAGGGGAAGACCTAGGAGGTGAAGTCCTATGAGCCTCTCCATTCCCCTACATCCCTTCCTTCTCTGGAGAGGTATTTCCCAGAGCACTTCTTAGCAGATACTCAGAGGGTCTTAGGCTGGGCTGAGCCAAGATCAGAGGAGAGGCTCCAATCTGCTCTCTCACTCACAAGCCCCTACTCCCGGTCTCTGGGCCGTCAGTGAGAGCCTTAGTTACTACTAACCCTGGACAGCTCTAGCAGGATGTGCGGAGCCGGGCCTCTGGGACTGCTCTCCATGCCTCCCCAGTGAAGCATCCCCCCAATCCCAGAACTCTGAGGAGAGTCTGATAGCACCTCCCAGACCTCCTTCCGCAGTGCCAGCTTTCTCTCTGGGGTTCTGCCTCtgcagactctctctctctctctctctctctctctctctctctctctctctctctgcagtctTTGCTGCCTTCTCTAGAGTCGGGTTTGGGGATCAGAGTGGAGTCAGGGATTGAATATCCCTGATTGTGTTCATCTGTCTTTGTCCATATGTCCAAGAACATTTGTGTGTGCAGCGCTGGCATCTCTCCCAGCACCTCCATCTCCCACCCAGGTACCCTGCCTGCTTCTACCGCCTCCGCAGACATCCACCCAACTTCCCCCAGCTCTTCTTCCTGGATTTAACCCCTAAGATACAACTAACAGCTCTCCTTGTTCATTTTTCCATCTCCTTAACATTAGGAGTTCAAGGGCTCCATGTACCAGTCAGAAAGCCTTGGCTTGCCCCTTCCCAGTCAACtatgcccctcccctcccccacaagctCGAAGACTCAATATGTTCAGAGAAAGGTGGAGGACCCCCCAGGGCCTTCCCAGGGCCCACCCCCACATGTCCTTACCCTCAATCCAGGCACAGCTCAGCAGAATTAGGAACAGCAGCTGGGAAGGCGGTGGGTGCTGGGCCTTGGGAGTCCCCATGGCGACTCACCCTAGTCTCTCTCCTCTGTAGCTCTTCTGAATAATCTAGTTGTCACTTTCCCTCTGCGTCCTTTTATCTTTCCCTTTAATTTTGCTTTCCTGCTAAGGGTCAGCAAAGGAAGACAATTTTTCTCCCTCTGGGATGGAGGAGCAGAATTGGCCTAGGGGTTGCCTGGAGTCCGCCCCCTTTAGCTCAATCTTTATCCTTGGCTCTCCGATCTATGGTAAAGGGGGGCGCGGCTCCCGCTGCGGGGGGTGGGGCCGAGAGGGCCGAAGGTTATCCCCTTGTTCGGGCGCTTGGGTCCATCGGGATGGATAGATTGCCAGCCGGGGGAAGTGGGAGGGGAAAGGCAGCTTCCGGGGGCCCAGGGTGGGCTTGAGGATCCAGAGGGTCCTTACAGGGTTCTACTGGGGCTTGtcggggagaggaagagggaaggggttGCGGAACCAGGGAAGCCGAAGCTCGGCCACTGGAGCTGCGGGAGGGAGAAGCTGAGAAAGGTGTCAAGCCCACGTCAGATCCTGGGGACGGGCGAAGGGAGGGGCCTGGGATTTATTCGCcgatgagggaggaggaggaagtgcagatggaggaaggagggatCCCGAGCCAGGACCGTAATCTGCACTCCGAGGCCCCTAGGGGAGCGAAAGGAAACTCTGGTCCCAGCAGTAATTAGGCTCTCCCGGCGCCATTCCAGCACATCTGGAATCTGCACCTGGTCTTCCCAGGAAGCCGAGGGGGGCCCCAGCTTGGTTCGCGCCTTCCTGGCCTGTCCAGTATGTCCTCTGTCCACACCCGGACCTCCCCGAGGGCCTTCACTGTGCCCTTTACCGAAACTCAGGTGGGATGGACTCGGCCCTCCCCCATGGAAAAGGGGAGTATCCACATTTGTAAGGAGTCTGAGGGGTACGCGTTGAGGCCCCTCCTCCCGCACACGACCTGACAGCGGCCTGCGGCCCAGCGGCTGCCACCCGCGATGCCCGGGCTCTGCCTCGCGGCCAGCGGGCGCCCTTTCAGCACCAGGGCGCGCGGACAGCTCCCCGGCCCCGCCTGCGCGGGCGGGCCCCGGGGCCCCTGATTGGCTGCCGCGGCTTTCGCGATCCCGCGTCCCGCTCGGTGCCGGCTCTGGCGAAGCCCAGCCGGGGGAAAGGGGAGTCACAGGCCGACCTCTCCAGGGACCCGCAGGCCCACGGTCCAAGTCGCAGTCCGGGAGCACAGGCCTCGCGCGCGGGTCAGCGCTCTCGCCCCGCCCCCgagcccgccccgccccgcccttcTTTTCGCATTGCGGGGCGGCTGGAGGTTGGCACTGTGCCCCTGTACCCCACGTGGCGCTCGgtcagggctgggggtgggggtctagAGAGGCACATCCAGAGAGaggtctcccctcctcccccccaacCAGGGCCGGGCTGCGGCTGCCTCCGGGAGGGGTCGTGGGTGGCTAGGCAGAGAGGGCTGCGGGAAGGGGTGACGTCAGGGTGAGTGGGCGCCCAGGAAGGGGTGTGTGGGAGACCGGGAACCAGAGAGGACGGACCCGAGCAGGTCGAGGGAGAAGACAGGacaaggggagaggaaagaggaaggagaaagaagccgCTACAGAGTGGGGCTGCAGGCCAGGGGCATTAGGGACTGCTGTTGCCCCGGGGAGctaggagaaaaagaaggggTCGTCTAGGGACAGGGGGGCTGGAGTGCAGCGGAGGAGGGCGGAGAAACAGGGCGGCGAGTGGGAGAcagagggtggagagagagaggagaggagactgcGGGAAGGGGAAAGAAGAGCGGACTCATAGAAGAGAGGCGACCAGAGCGATCTCAGAGTGGAGACAGTCaaatagagagaaaaaggaagagagagagagctagaggCAAGCGAGTGGCCCGCAGGAGGGAGGGCCAGGGGTCGGGATGTGGaagggcaggaaccaggaggcagtcATCGAGGGGACAGCTGGAGAACTGGGGGGACCCGGGAGCTGGGGTCTGGAAGGGGCAGCAGGCCTCCTGGCCCGGGCCTCTTTGCCCATGTTTCCATGGCCACTGCCCTTAGGCTCCTCGGCTCTCACCGTGCTCCTGGGAGCACTCACTTCTCTGTTCCTTTGGTACTGCTACCGCCTGGGCTCCGAAGACATGCAGGCCCTGGGGGCCGGGAGCCGAGCTGGAGGTGTTAGTGGTGGGCCTGATGTTTGCTCTCAGGCTGGCCCAAGGGGCTCTGGGGATCCTGGGGAAGGACCCAGGGCAGAAGGTCTAGTCAGCAGGAGGCTTCGGGCCTACGCCAGGCGCTACTCCTGGGCTGGGATGGGCAGGGTGAGGCGGGCAGCTCATGGAGGCCCTGGCCTCGCAGGAGGGACGGGGCTCCTGGGCATTCAGCGCCCAGGCCTACTTTTCCTACCAGACCTGCCTTCGTCCCCCTTTGTGCCACGCGACGCCCAGAGGCATGACGTGGAGCTCCTGCAGAGCAGCTTCCCTGCCATTTTGCGGGACTTTGGGGCTGTGAGCTGGGACTTCTCAGGGACTACCCCTCCGCCTCGGGGCTGGTCCCCACCCCTGGCCCCTGGGTGCTACCAGCTCCTGCTGTACCAAGCAGGCCGGTGCCAACCCAGCAACTGCCGCCGGTGCCCGGGAGCCTATCGCGCACTGAGGGGGCTGCGGAGCTTCATGAGTGCCAACACCTTCGGCAATGCGGGCTTTTCCGTTCTCCTGCCCGGGGCCCGGCTTGAGGGCCGCTGTGGACCCACCAATGCCCGGGTTAGATGCCATCTGGGTGAGTCTATCCTGTCCACAAACCCTTGCCTCCGcatttcctccttccccaccctcttctctgtcattgggtcTCTCTGCACTATGGTTCCTTCCCATCATGCCTTTCTTCTCAGAATCTTCCCCAACCTGGATCTCCTGAGTTTCATTTCCATACAAGCTATCCAGTCAGTGGCGACTTGCAGTGTGTTCCACATCGACTCTCACTCTTCCCCCCAACCcccttttcttttaattgaaaagAAATCCTCACTGTAAGTGGTTACTGTTATTTGCCCTGAAGAGAAAATACTcagaaaaccaaatttaaactgTAAAAAGAGAAAGCCTTGAGGGAAGgcgcggtggtgcatgcctgtaatatcagcaccttgggaggccgaggcaagaggatcccaagtttgaggtgagcctgggTTTTGACCTTATTTAGTTTTAGGGAGTGTAGTGAGATACTCTAATCCCTTCCCTACTctcaatttgtttctttttcttttcttttctttcttttttttttttttttttttttttttttgttttttgagacagggtttctctgtgtagctttgcgcctttcctggagctcgcgctgtagaccaggctggcctcgaactcacagagatccacctgcctctgcctcccgagtgctgggattaaaggcgtgcgccgccgccaccaccacctggccccaatttgtttcttgagacagggtgtctcactatgtagtcctggatggcctggaactctaaaTTTAGAccagctggccccaaactcaaagagatcttccTCCAtctacctccggagtgctgggattgaaggtgtacaCCATTACATTTGGCCTACTTTACTTAGGCTTTTTCATTGATAAGTAACGATGTTAGTGGGATGTTAGGTAGATTTTCTTTCTAACGTTCTAAAGAttcaaagaaaaccagaaaagaagGCAGCTCTCTGGCTGCTCCCTGCAGATACCATGCACATGTTAGACTTTCAACCTTAGTAATGTTGAGAAAACTACTCCATCTTAAGGACTTCTCCAAATGCCACCTTCTGGAATGTCATTTGCCATCAGAGTTGGCTCGGTTCTCTCAGCACACTTGACTGAGATCCTGGGGTCAGGCTGGAGTTAGCAGTTATACCTCATGGGAGAAATGCCCAGCTCATAGTAGGTTCTGGAGCTGAACTGACAGTCCAGGAGACTGCTCCGGGGAGCTTTTCTCCAAGAGGTGGTTCTCACAGCAGCACTGCAGTCAGCATCCTTCAGACAGGCGGTGTTGTGAATGTACTCCTTCCAGTCACCTTTGAGACTTGGCCTGTAAGGCCCACTGAGTGGGTAGGCCCCTTGAGCACAGGCAGGAGTGGTAGATGCCCATTCTCTCCTCACAGGCCTGAAGATCCCCCCTGGCTGCGAGCTGGTTGTTGGTGGTGAGCCTCAGTGCTGGGCTGAAGGGCACTGCCTCCTGGTGGACGACTCCTTCCTGCACACAGTGGCTCATAATGGTAACAGGACTCACATTTTGCTGGGTTGGGGTTGAGGGACCAAGAAACTGAGGAGTTCCAGCCAACCTTAACTCAGTGGCACCATTTTGGTGCTGCACAGCCTTGGGCAAATCAGTGTCTCCAATCACCTATGGGGCATCTGCCATCCTTACCAGGTGATTGCATATGGTGACTGTCTGTGCTCCTGTCCAGCTCTTGCTATGGGACCTCAGGCATTTACTTAACCTTATGTCTCAGATAGGTGGTATAAACTGCCCACTTCAGGCACACAGAGTTATCAACATAAAGGGTTAGGACAATACTGGGCGTGGTGACGCTCACCTACGAACTCAgcacctgcactcaggaggctggtgtTGGAGAATGGTGAGTTCAAGggctgggctacatgatgagactGGCCTTAACTGAACAGCAGAAACACTGGCTCAGGCCTGGCACTGACTGCTTTCCTCAGTGCTCGATAGGAACACCTTGGCAGAGAAGTACTTGATATCTGTCTCCATCCCTATGTGCCTAGGATCCCCCGAAGACGGGCCTCGAGTGGTCTTCATTGTGGACCTCTGGCACCCCAACGTGGCTGGGGCTGAACGCCAAGCTCTTGATTTTGTCTTCGCACCAGACCCTTGAAAGAAGCTGTTCCCTTCCGGCACCTGAGCTGGGGTGATGCTGCTCCCGGGAGTGGTGGTCAGGACCTCCTTTCCCGAGGGGGTGGCAGGGTGTGACTTACTCAGCCAGCACTGAAATACAAATTCTGAATCCTCTCCTAACTCCTGACTCCTTCCTTCCCAG includes:
- the Asphd1 gene encoding aspartate beta-hydroxylase domain-containing protein 1 produces the protein MWKGRNQEAVIEGTAGELGGPGSWGLEGAAGLLARASLPMFPWPLPLGSSALTVLLGALTSLFLWYCYRLGSEDMQALGAGSRAGGVSGGPDVCSQAGPRGSGDPGEGPRAEGLVSRRLRAYARRYSWAGMGRVRRAAHGGPGLAGGTGLLGIQRPGLLFLPDLPSSPFVPRDAQRHDVELLQSSFPAILRDFGAVSWDFSGTTPPPRGWSPPLAPGCYQLLLYQAGRCQPSNCRRCPGAYRALRGLRSFMSANTFGNAGFSVLLPGARLEGRCGPTNARVRCHLGLKIPPGCELVVGGEPQCWAEGHCLLVDDSFLHTVAHNGSPEDGPRVVFIVDLWHPNVAGAERQALDFVFAPDP